From Corynebacterium frankenforstense DSM 45800, the proteins below share one genomic window:
- a CDS encoding Fpg/Nei family DNA glycosylase, translating into MPEGHVIHRLASQLTETFGGQEVEVSSPQGRFATEAARLDGTVLRSAEAWGKHLFIDFSPAGSSGDPAETDRPAAGPTGVDDTAGAAGTAAGTHLPHPVVHIHLGLIGKFNVAPFAEPVGQVRLRIADANETVAADLHGPQWCRLLSVPEKEAEIAKQGADPLRADADPSEALAKVSRSRRAIGALLMDQKLFAGVGNIYRAETLFRLGVSPFTPGRDVPQKVLRAIWADLVELMAVGVARGRIDTVRPEHTPEAMHRAPRKDDHGGEVYVYRRAGQPCLVCGTPVEQKVMDGRNLFWCPSCQPGRR; encoded by the coding sequence ATGCCGGAGGGACACGTCATCCACCGCCTCGCGAGCCAGCTGACGGAGACGTTCGGCGGCCAGGAGGTTGAGGTCTCCTCGCCGCAGGGCCGCTTCGCCACCGAGGCCGCCCGACTCGACGGCACGGTGCTGCGCTCCGCGGAGGCGTGGGGCAAGCACCTCTTCATCGACTTCTCCCCCGCCGGCTCGTCCGGCGACCCCGCCGAGACCGACAGGCCCGCGGCCGGCCCGACCGGGGTCGACGACACCGCAGGCGCCGCGGGCACCGCGGCGGGCACGCACCTCCCCCACCCCGTCGTCCACATTCACCTGGGACTGATCGGCAAGTTCAACGTCGCGCCCTTCGCCGAGCCGGTCGGCCAGGTCCGGCTGCGCATCGCCGACGCGAACGAGACCGTCGCCGCCGACCTGCACGGCCCGCAGTGGTGCCGGCTGCTCAGCGTCCCGGAGAAGGAGGCCGAGATCGCCAAACAGGGCGCCGACCCGCTGCGCGCGGACGCCGACCCCTCGGAGGCCCTCGCGAAGGTGTCCCGCTCCCGGCGCGCCATCGGCGCGCTGCTGATGGACCAGAAGCTCTTCGCCGGGGTGGGCAACATCTACCGCGCGGAGACCCTCTTCCGCCTCGGCGTCTCCCCCTTCACCCCGGGCCGCGACGTCCCGCAGAAGGTCCTCCGGGCGATCTGGGCCGATCTGGTGGAACTGATGGCCGTGGGCGTCGCCCGCGGCCGGATCGACACGGTGCGCCCGGAACACACGCCCGAGGCGATGCACCGCGCCCCGCGCAAGGACGACCACGGCGGCGAGGTCTACGTCTACCGCCGCGCCGGCCAACCGTGCCTGGTCTGCGGCACCCCGGTCGAGCAGAAGGTGATGGACGGGCGCAACCTCTTCTGGTGCCCGTCCTGCCAGCCGGGCCGGCGCTGA
- the dps gene encoding DNA starvation/stationary phase protection protein Dps, giving the protein MSNFTVPGINENDAKKLIDGLQERLTDFNDLHLILKHVHWNVTGPSFIGVHEMIDPQVEEVRGYADEVAERIAALGGEPIGTPAGHAEGRTPLQYDLNKADTQSHIRKLAELYTTVIERLRESLAEAGDIDPITEDIYISEAAGLEKFQWFLRAHIEDENGNI; this is encoded by the coding sequence ATGTCGAATTTCACTGTTCCCGGAATCAACGAAAACGACGCCAAGAAGCTCATTGACGGGCTGCAGGAGCGTCTGACCGACTTCAACGACCTTCACCTGATCCTGAAGCACGTGCACTGGAACGTCACCGGCCCGTCCTTCATCGGTGTCCACGAGATGATCGACCCGCAGGTCGAGGAGGTCCGTGGTTACGCCGACGAGGTCGCCGAGCGCATCGCCGCCCTGGGTGGCGAGCCGATCGGCACCCCGGCCGGTCACGCCGAGGGTCGCACCCCGCTGCAGTACGACCTGAACAAGGCCGACACCCAGTCGCACATCCGCAAGCTCGCCGAGCTGTACACCACCGTCATCGAGCGCCTGCGCGAGTCCCTGGCCGAGGCCGGCGACATCGACCCGATCACCGAGGACATCTACATCTCCGAGGCCGCCGGCCTGGAGAAGTTCCAGTGGTTCCTGCGCGCCCACATCGAGGACGAGAACGGCAACATCTGA
- a CDS encoding bifunctional ADP-dependent NAD(P)H-hydrate dehydratase/NAD(P)H-hydrate epimerase yields MEQLYTVEQVRNAERPLLDAEAEPDELMREAAAAVAATARDMLTDLAGEHAGRVVLLVGSGGNGGDALYAGARLQLDGHRVTAVLLGSHPHERALRALRDAGGVILDPADPGRDSGRDTDRSPALQADLAVDGVTGIGGRPGLRPDAAAVVADLEANRVPVLSVDVPSGIAADTGERLGADPDTGAPRHVTATVTVTFGGLRRVHALTPACGEVLLADIGLGGRMLSGILAEQPIADDEFFTRAIDRPGFRWSASNPARPVAAHRLLEAVEPGAGDDKYTGGVTGVAAGSATYPGAGVLATEGALRATSAMVRYAGGCREEVVRAHPEVVASDTVGAAGRVQSWVVGPGRGTGAQARAELAELLARPEPLVIDADALTVLAGDDALRRDVVKHGNCLLTPHAGEFARIGGETGPDRITAARALARELNATVLLKGRLTVVASAELATVVDSGHSWAATPGSGDVLSGLCGAWLARGGQVHAAAVTAAALHARAAWLAAQTPYGPAPIVASDIAAALPWATAEMEHAH; encoded by the coding sequence ATGGAGCAGCTCTACACCGTCGAACAGGTCCGCAACGCCGAACGCCCCCTGCTTGACGCCGAGGCCGAGCCGGACGAGCTCATGCGCGAGGCCGCCGCGGCCGTCGCCGCCACCGCCCGCGACATGCTCACGGACCTCGCCGGCGAACACGCCGGCCGCGTCGTCCTGCTCGTCGGCTCCGGCGGCAACGGCGGCGACGCCCTCTACGCCGGGGCCCGCCTCCAGCTCGACGGCCACCGGGTCACGGCCGTCCTGCTCGGCTCCCACCCGCACGAGCGTGCCCTGCGGGCCCTGCGCGACGCCGGCGGCGTCATCCTCGACCCCGCGGACCCCGGCCGGGACAGCGGCCGGGACACCGACCGCTCCCCCGCACTGCAGGCCGACCTCGCCGTCGACGGCGTCACGGGCATCGGCGGCCGGCCCGGCCTGCGCCCCGACGCCGCCGCCGTGGTCGCCGACCTCGAGGCCAACCGCGTGCCGGTCCTCTCCGTCGATGTTCCCAGCGGCATCGCCGCCGACACCGGCGAGCGCCTCGGGGCCGACCCCGACACCGGCGCCCCGCGCCACGTCACCGCGACGGTCACCGTCACCTTCGGCGGCCTGCGCCGCGTCCACGCACTCACCCCGGCCTGCGGCGAGGTCCTGCTCGCCGACATCGGCCTCGGCGGCAGGATGCTCTCCGGCATCCTGGCCGAGCAGCCGATTGCCGACGACGAGTTTTTCACCCGTGCCATTGACCGTCCCGGTTTCCGGTGGTCGGCGTCGAACCCGGCGCGCCCGGTCGCCGCCCACCGCCTGCTCGAGGCCGTGGAGCCGGGCGCCGGCGACGACAAGTACACCGGCGGGGTCACCGGCGTCGCCGCGGGCTCGGCGACCTATCCGGGCGCCGGCGTGCTGGCCACCGAGGGGGCCCTGCGGGCGACCTCGGCGATGGTGCGATACGCGGGCGGCTGCCGCGAGGAGGTCGTGCGCGCCCACCCCGAGGTCGTCGCCAGTGACACCGTCGGGGCGGCCGGGCGGGTGCAGTCCTGGGTCGTGGGCCCGGGCCGCGGCACCGGCGCGCAAGCCCGTGCGGAGCTGGCCGAGCTGCTGGCGCGCCCCGAGCCGCTAGTCATCGACGCCGACGCACTCACGGTGCTCGCCGGCGACGACGCCCTGCGGCGCGACGTCGTCAAGCACGGCAACTGCCTGCTCACGCCGCACGCCGGGGAGTTCGCCCGCATCGGCGGCGAGACCGGCCCCGACCGCATCACGGCGGCGCGGGCGCTGGCCCGCGAGCTCAACGCGACGGTGCTGCTCAAGGGGCGGCTGACCGTTGTGGCCTCCGCGGAGCTGGCCACGGTCGTCGACTCGGGCCACTCGTGGGCGGCCACGCCGGGCTCCGGCGACGTGCTCTCGGGACTGTGCGGGGCCTGGCTCGCGCGCGGCGGGCAGGTGCACGCCGCGGCGGTCACGGCGGCGGCGCTGCACGCGCGGGCGGCGTGGCTGGCGGCGCAGACGCCCTACGGGCCCGCGCCGATCGTCGCCTCCGACATCGCGGCCGCGCTTCCGTGGGCGACCGCGGAGATGGAGCACGCCCACTAA
- a CDS encoding DNA glycosylase AlkZ-like family protein, whose protein sequence is MDTNREIRARRLVAQHLAGSAARPSTAGPVEVLRELLALRARRFWPGVTALAERAGCRPEDVLDEVRAGRIVRTRTGWGSAVLVAAGDARWLSATLTSAGARLADLARARLLDLAAEDIDTAREVLLAELRERPFADPLRSAEAFALLAEHGVDPDGGRGPHLLTMLSRRPEVVCGATRREATYAHVDSLPVAQRELAGDAALAELAARFLRSHGPADAADLAWWAGLSPAVAAHAVDAAEGVVPFSPVADETIADAARDATPGFETGVRRGRWMADWQAEVTSGEIKRALRRTVVLPAVDEYVRGYADTSLVLGEAGRPEAFYGERGMPAASPGNAGLPADIFGQLTVAHGEVISPAA, encoded by the coding sequence ATGGACACGAACCGAGAGATCCGCGCGCGACGCCTCGTCGCCCAGCATCTCGCCGGTTCCGCCGCGCGGCCGTCGACGGCGGGGCCCGTCGAGGTGCTCCGCGAACTGCTCGCCCTGCGCGCCCGCCGCTTCTGGCCGGGCGTCACCGCGTTGGCCGAACGCGCGGGCTGCCGCCCCGAGGACGTCCTCGACGAGGTGCGCGCCGGGCGCATCGTGCGCACCCGCACCGGCTGGGGCAGCGCCGTGCTCGTCGCCGCCGGGGACGCCCGCTGGCTCAGCGCGACCCTCACCTCCGCCGGCGCCCGCCTGGCCGACCTCGCCCGCGCCCGCCTGCTCGACCTCGCCGCCGAGGACATCGACACGGCCCGCGAGGTGCTGCTCGCCGAGCTCCGCGAGCGTCCCTTCGCCGATCCCCTGCGCTCCGCCGAGGCCTTCGCCCTGCTCGCCGAGCACGGCGTCGACCCCGACGGCGGCCGCGGCCCGCACCTGCTGACCATGCTCTCCCGCCGGCCCGAGGTCGTCTGCGGCGCGACCCGCCGGGAGGCGACCTACGCCCACGTCGACTCCCTGCCCGTCGCCCAACGTGAGCTCGCCGGCGACGCCGCCCTCGCCGAGCTCGCCGCGCGCTTCCTGCGCTCCCACGGGCCCGCCGACGCCGCGGACCTCGCCTGGTGGGCGGGACTGAGCCCCGCCGTGGCCGCCCACGCCGTCGACGCCGCCGAGGGCGTGGTGCCCTTCTCCCCCGTCGCGGACGAGACGATTGCCGACGCCGCGCGCGACGCCACCCCCGGCTTCGAGACAGGCGTGCGCCGGGGCCGGTGGATGGCCGACTGGCAGGCCGAGGTCACCTCCGGCGAGATCAAGCGCGCGCTGCGGCGCACCGTGGTGCTGCCCGCCGTCGACGAGTACGTCCGCGGATACGCGGACACCTCGCTGGTGCTCGGCGAGGCCGGCCGCCCCGAGGCCTTCTACGGCGAGCGCGGCATGCCCGCCGCCTCCCCCGGCAACGCCGGGCTGCCCGCCGACATCTTCGGCCAGCTCACCGTCGCCCACGGCGAGGTCATCTCCCCCGCCGCCTGA
- a CDS encoding FMN-binding glutamate synthase family protein — protein sequence MGKRTAGVLGAAAAAVAALAVRDYRQPKHSILRNYPVLGHARYALEAIRPELQQYFIERNWDGRPFDRNTRSLIYSRAKGQTSTKAFGTEEDVSAPGHRTFVHSMRPVEVPETPPRVHIGGDRCTKPYDMALLNVSAMSFGSLSGRAIQALNKGAAMSGFAHDTGEGAISPYHRTYGGDLVWELGTGYFGARTPEGGFDEKVFAEKAQDPQVKMVSLKLSQGAKPGLGGELPGSKVTEEVAEIRGIPVGKTFLSPAGHTVFDTPEGLLEFVDLMRRLSGGKPAGFKLCVGSKREFLAVCKAMLTTGLLPDFIIVDGSEGGTGAAPQEFEDHVGLPLTQGLTFVHNALVGVGLRDKIAIGASGKVAAANDVVRRLTQGADFTNSARAMMMAVGCIQAQRCHVGTCPVGVATQDPRRERAIDVEDKAMRVKRYQEATVHEALRLMAAMGAGEPADLRPDMIRLNTAAGVSRTYGETFDWLEPGCLVDGDVPEKWREDWEAADPKSF from the coding sequence GTGGGTAAGCGGACGGCGGGCGTCCTCGGCGCGGCGGCGGCAGCGGTCGCCGCACTGGCGGTACGCGACTACCGCCAGCCCAAGCACTCCATCCTGCGCAACTACCCCGTTCTCGGGCACGCGCGCTACGCACTCGAGGCGATCCGCCCCGAGCTGCAGCAGTACTTCATCGAACGCAACTGGGACGGCCGGCCCTTCGACCGCAACACGCGCAGCCTGATCTACTCGCGGGCCAAGGGCCAGACCTCCACGAAGGCCTTCGGCACCGAGGAGGACGTCAGCGCCCCCGGCCACCGCACCTTCGTGCACTCCATGCGGCCCGTCGAGGTCCCCGAGACCCCGCCCCGGGTGCACATCGGCGGCGACCGGTGCACCAAGCCCTACGACATGGCGCTGCTCAACGTCTCGGCGATGAGTTTCGGCTCGCTGTCGGGCCGTGCGATCCAGGCGCTCAACAAGGGCGCGGCGATGAGCGGGTTCGCCCACGACACCGGCGAGGGCGCGATCTCGCCGTACCACCGCACCTACGGCGGCGACCTCGTCTGGGAGCTGGGCACCGGCTACTTCGGCGCGCGCACCCCCGAGGGCGGCTTCGACGAGAAGGTCTTCGCCGAGAAGGCCCAGGACCCGCAGGTCAAGATGGTCTCGCTCAAGCTCTCTCAGGGCGCGAAGCCGGGCCTCGGCGGCGAGCTGCCGGGTTCGAAGGTCACCGAGGAGGTCGCCGAGATCCGCGGCATCCCCGTCGGCAAGACGTTCCTGAGCCCCGCCGGGCACACCGTCTTCGACACGCCCGAGGGCCTGCTCGAGTTCGTCGACCTGATGCGCAGGCTCTCCGGCGGCAAGCCCGCCGGCTTCAAGCTCTGCGTGGGCTCCAAGCGGGAGTTCCTCGCGGTGTGCAAGGCGATGCTCACGACCGGGCTGCTGCCGGACTTCATCATCGTCGACGGCTCCGAGGGCGGCACCGGTGCGGCGCCCCAGGAGTTCGAGGACCACGTCGGCCTGCCGCTGACCCAGGGGCTGACCTTCGTGCACAACGCGCTGGTGGGTGTGGGCCTGCGCGACAAGATCGCGATCGGCGCCTCCGGCAAGGTCGCCGCCGCCAATGACGTGGTGCGCCGCCTGACGCAGGGCGCGGACTTCACGAACTCGGCGCGCGCGATGATGATGGCCGTCGGCTGCATCCAGGCGCAGCGCTGCCACGTGGGCACCTGCCCGGTGGGCGTGGCCACGCAGGACCCCCGCCGCGAGCGCGCCATCGACGTCGAGGACAAGGCCATGCGCGTCAAGCGCTACCAGGAGGCCACCGTCCACGAGGCGCTGCGGCTGATGGCCGCGATGGGCGCCGGCGAGCCCGCCGACCTGCGCCCCGACATGATCCGGCTGAACACGGCCGCCGGGGTCTCGCGCACCTACGGCGAGACCTTCGACTGGCTCGAGCCCGGCTGCCTGGTGGACGGTGACGTGCCCGAGAAGTGGCGCGAGGACTGGGAGGCCGCGGACCCGAAGAGCTTCTGA
- a CDS encoding DUF364 domain-containing protein translates to MSSNPWALYEELAAGVPADLTVKDYQVAGRWAWVEASDGQVGMAAVYPGDGRPVSFNSMDGLFGLPLREAAGLAKSWNFTEAGIGVAAMNAWYNHPDRGGAVGTDVAELNPGRAARVLGRSHGDSFRVFRDRVAGRKVVVVGHFPGLEEMLAPVCDLAILERHPQRGDYPDSACEFLLPRADWVFITGSALVNKTMPRLLELAGPAMTAVVGPSTPMTGLLYDHGVDVLSGFLPTDCERLTVSLRGIGGGRRFNYGRQVNRAKE, encoded by the coding sequence GTGAGCTCGAACCCCTGGGCCCTCTACGAGGAACTCGCCGCGGGCGTGCCGGCCGACCTGACCGTCAAGGACTACCAGGTCGCCGGCCGCTGGGCGTGGGTCGAGGCCTCCGACGGACAGGTCGGCATGGCCGCGGTGTACCCGGGCGACGGGCGGCCGGTGTCCTTCAACTCGATGGACGGCCTGTTCGGGCTGCCGCTGCGCGAGGCCGCCGGGCTGGCGAAGTCCTGGAACTTCACCGAGGCCGGCATCGGTGTGGCCGCGATGAACGCCTGGTACAACCACCCGGACCGCGGGGGTGCCGTGGGCACCGACGTCGCCGAGCTCAACCCGGGCCGTGCCGCGCGGGTGCTCGGCCGCTCGCACGGGGACTCCTTCCGCGTCTTCCGCGACCGCGTCGCCGGGCGCAAGGTCGTCGTGGTCGGCCACTTCCCGGGCCTCGAGGAGATGCTCGCCCCGGTCTGCGACCTGGCGATCCTGGAGCGCCACCCGCAGCGCGGCGACTACCCGGACTCGGCCTGCGAGTTTCTGCTGCCCCGGGCGGACTGGGTCTTCATCACCGGCTCGGCGCTGGTCAACAAGACGATGCCGCGGCTGCTCGAGCTCGCCGGGCCCGCGATGACCGCGGTGGTCGGGCCGAGCACCCCGATGACCGGGCTGCTCTACGACCACGGCGTGGACGTGCTCTCGGGCTTCCTGCCGACCGACTGCGAGCGGCTGACCGTCAGCCTGCGCGGCATCGGCGGCGGGCGGCGGTTCAACTACGGCCGGCAGGTCAACCGCGCGAAGGAGTAG
- a CDS encoding VanZ family protein → MSSPVRRPLPLGAVIACLVSYAAVILALTTLKAYFAIGYLWDPANQRVRELRLIPFEHFFTSSTWFGPVFDAVGNLAFFVPFGWLVAVAAERLAFDAAARGSRFAAPGPVRTAAVAGLAFSLCIEITQYICALGRTDVDDLIFNTLGAALGAWIAGLGGRRWRWLLVLVTAAAVVVFVVLVLLGQRLGDPDKIVETAAGLQLTTPAVVAPGVD, encoded by the coding sequence ATGTCCAGCCCCGTCCGCCGACCGCTGCCGCTCGGCGCCGTGATCGCCTGCCTGGTGTCGTACGCGGCGGTGATCCTGGCGCTGACCACGCTCAAGGCCTACTTCGCGATCGGCTACCTGTGGGACCCGGCCAACCAGCGCGTGCGCGAGCTGCGACTGATCCCCTTCGAGCACTTCTTCACCTCGAGCACCTGGTTCGGCCCGGTCTTCGACGCCGTGGGCAACCTCGCCTTCTTCGTGCCCTTCGGCTGGCTGGTGGCCGTCGCCGCGGAACGGCTCGCCTTCGACGCGGCGGCCCGCGGCAGCCGGTTCGCAGCGCCGGGCCCGGTGCGCACCGCGGCGGTGGCAGGCCTGGCGTTCTCGCTGTGCATCGAGATCACGCAGTACATCTGCGCGCTCGGGCGCACGGACGTCGACGACCTGATCTTCAACACGCTCGGTGCGGCGCTCGGTGCCTGGATCGCCGGGCTCGGCGGGCGGCGGTGGCGCTGGCTGCTCGTGCTGGTCACCGCCGCGGCCGTGGTGGTCTTCGTGGTGCTGGTGCTGCTCGGCCAGCGCCTCGGCGACCCGGACAAGATCGTCGAGACGGCCGCCGGGCTCCAATTGACGACGCCCGCGGTTGTCGCCCCCGGCGTGGACTGA